A stretch of the Alosa alosa isolate M-15738 ecotype Scorff River chromosome 16, AALO_Geno_1.1, whole genome shotgun sequence genome encodes the following:
- the ptbp2a gene encoding polypyrimidine tract-binding protein 2 isoform X1, which translates to MDGIVSDVGVGVKRGSDELLSSSLYNSPNSGMSSISDGTSNGSDSKKFKVEDAPPSRVLHIRKLPNEATETEVIALGLPFGKVTNILTLKGKNQAFLEMGTEEAAITMLNYYMAVTPHVRNAPVIIQYSTHKELKTDSAGNQRAQAVLQAVSAVQGGGMPTSGSSASESALTPAPSPVLRIIIDNMFYPVTLDVLQQIFSKFGTVMKIITFTKNNQFQALLQYSEPVNAQQAKLALDGQNIYNACCTLRIDFSKLVNLNVKYNNDKSRDYTRPELPSGDGQPSVDPSVAAAFSKDSSSLLGKIPGALSPLNAAAAAAAAAGRVALGHTGTSGVLLVSNLNEEMVTPQSLFTLFGVYGDVQRVKILYNKKDSALIQMADSNQAQLAMSHLNGQKMYSKIIRVTLSKHQTVQLPREGLDDQGLTKDFTNSPLHRFKKPGSKNFQNIFPPSGTLHLSNIPEDITEDDLRVLFSNSGGTVKAFKFFQDHKMALLQMASVEEAIQGLIDLHNYNMGNNHHLRVSFSKSTI; encoded by the exons AGAGGATCAGACGAGCTTTTGTCTAGTAGTCTCTACAACAGTCCTAACTCTGGCATGAGCAGTATAAGTG ACGGCACGTCAAACGGAAGCGACAGTAAGAAGTTTAAGGTGGAGGACGCGCCCCCATCCCGCGTGCTCCACATCAGGAAGCTCCCCAACGAGGCCACCGAGACCGAGGTCATTGCCCTGGGGCTGCCCTTTGGCAAGGTCACCAACATCCTTACGCTGAAGGGCAAAAACCAG GCCTTCTTAGAGATGGGGACCGAGGAAGCAGCCATCACCATGTTAAACTACTACATGGCCGTCACCCCACACGTGCGCAACGCGCCTGTCATCATCCAGTACTCGACTCACAAAGAGCTGAAGACAGACAGTGCAGGCAATCAG CGGGCACAGGCGGTTCTACAGGCCGTGTCAGCTGTGCAGGGGGGCGGCATGCCCACGTCGGGCTCATCTGCCAGCGAAAGCGCTCTCACGCCCGCTCCAAGCCCCGTACTGCGCATCATCATCGACAACATGTTCTACCCCGTCACCCTGGACGTGCTGCAGCAG ATCTTCTCGAAGTTTGGAACGGTCATGAAGATAATCACGTTCACCAAGAACAATCAGTTCCAGGCTCTGCTGCAGTACAGTGAGCCCGTGAATGCGCAGCAGGCCAAACTG GCCCTAGATGGACAAAACATCTACAACGCTTGCTGTACACTCCGTATTGACTTCTCCAAGCTGGTCAACCTGAATGTGAAGTACAACAACGACAAGAGTCGGGACTACACCCGCCCGGAGCTCCCGTCTGGAGACGGCCAGCCCAGCGTTGACCCTTCCGTAGCAGCAGCCTTTAGCAAGGACTCCTCCTCGCTGCTCGGTAAGATTCCAG GTGCCCTGAGCCCGTTGAATGCTGCAGCGGCCGCCGCGGCAGCAGCTGGAAGGGTGGCACTCGGCCACACGGGCACCAGTGGAGTCCTCCTGGTCAGTAACCTCAACGAAGAG ATGGTTACGCCCCAAAGTCTCTTTACCCTCTTCG GCGTCTATGGTGATGTGCAGCGTGTGAAAATCCTGTACAATAAAAAAGACAGCGCCTTGATCCAGATGGCAGACTCTAATCAGGCCCAGCTTG ctatgagCCATTTGAATGGTCAGAAGATGTACAGCAAGATCATCCGGGTGACCCTGTCCAAGCACCAGACGGTCCAGCTGCCCCGAGAGGGTCTGGATGATCAAGGGCTCACTAAGGACTTCACAAACTCGCCCCTGCACCGCTTTAAGAAGCCTGGCTCCAAGAACTTCCAGAACATCTTCCCTCCTTCAGGCACCTTGCATCTATCCAATATCCC TGAAGACATCACAGAGGATGACCTTCGAGTTCTGTTCTCCAACTCTGGCGGCACGGTGAAAGCCTTCAAGTTTTTCCA GGATCATAAAATGGCACTCCTGCAGATGGCCTCAGTGGAAGAGGCAATTCAGGGCCTCATCGACCTCCACAACTACAACATGGGTAACAACCACCATCTGAGAGTTTCCTTCTCTAAATCGACCATCTGA
- the ptbp2a gene encoding polypyrimidine tract-binding protein 2 isoform X2 codes for MDGIVSDVGVGVKRGSDELLSSSLYNSPNSGMSSISDGTSNGSDSKKFKVEDAPPSRVLHIRKLPNEATETEVIALGLPFGKVTNILTLKGKNQAFLEMGTEEAAITMLNYYMAVTPHVRNAPVIIQYSTHKELKTDSAGNQRAQAVLQAVSAVQGGGMPTSGSSASESALTPAPSPVLRIIIDNMFYPVTLDVLQQIFSKFGTVMKIITFTKNNQFQALLQYSEPVNAQQAKLALDGQNIYNACCTLRIDFSKLVNLNVKYNNDKSRDYTRPELPSGDGQPSVDPSVAAAFSKDSSSLLGALSPLNAAAAAAAAAGRVALGHTGTSGVLLVSNLNEEMVTPQSLFTLFGVYGDVQRVKILYNKKDSALIQMADSNQAQLAMSHLNGQKMYSKIIRVTLSKHQTVQLPREGLDDQGLTKDFTNSPLHRFKKPGSKNFQNIFPPSGTLHLSNIPEDITEDDLRVLFSNSGGTVKAFKFFQDHKMALLQMASVEEAIQGLIDLHNYNMGNNHHLRVSFSKSTI; via the exons AGAGGATCAGACGAGCTTTTGTCTAGTAGTCTCTACAACAGTCCTAACTCTGGCATGAGCAGTATAAGTG ACGGCACGTCAAACGGAAGCGACAGTAAGAAGTTTAAGGTGGAGGACGCGCCCCCATCCCGCGTGCTCCACATCAGGAAGCTCCCCAACGAGGCCACCGAGACCGAGGTCATTGCCCTGGGGCTGCCCTTTGGCAAGGTCACCAACATCCTTACGCTGAAGGGCAAAAACCAG GCCTTCTTAGAGATGGGGACCGAGGAAGCAGCCATCACCATGTTAAACTACTACATGGCCGTCACCCCACACGTGCGCAACGCGCCTGTCATCATCCAGTACTCGACTCACAAAGAGCTGAAGACAGACAGTGCAGGCAATCAG CGGGCACAGGCGGTTCTACAGGCCGTGTCAGCTGTGCAGGGGGGCGGCATGCCCACGTCGGGCTCATCTGCCAGCGAAAGCGCTCTCACGCCCGCTCCAAGCCCCGTACTGCGCATCATCATCGACAACATGTTCTACCCCGTCACCCTGGACGTGCTGCAGCAG ATCTTCTCGAAGTTTGGAACGGTCATGAAGATAATCACGTTCACCAAGAACAATCAGTTCCAGGCTCTGCTGCAGTACAGTGAGCCCGTGAATGCGCAGCAGGCCAAACTG GCCCTAGATGGACAAAACATCTACAACGCTTGCTGTACACTCCGTATTGACTTCTCCAAGCTGGTCAACCTGAATGTGAAGTACAACAACGACAAGAGTCGGGACTACACCCGCCCGGAGCTCCCGTCTGGAGACGGCCAGCCCAGCGTTGACCCTTCCGTAGCAGCAGCCTTTAGCAAGGACTCCTCCTCGCTGCTCG GTGCCCTGAGCCCGTTGAATGCTGCAGCGGCCGCCGCGGCAGCAGCTGGAAGGGTGGCACTCGGCCACACGGGCACCAGTGGAGTCCTCCTGGTCAGTAACCTCAACGAAGAG ATGGTTACGCCCCAAAGTCTCTTTACCCTCTTCG GCGTCTATGGTGATGTGCAGCGTGTGAAAATCCTGTACAATAAAAAAGACAGCGCCTTGATCCAGATGGCAGACTCTAATCAGGCCCAGCTTG ctatgagCCATTTGAATGGTCAGAAGATGTACAGCAAGATCATCCGGGTGACCCTGTCCAAGCACCAGACGGTCCAGCTGCCCCGAGAGGGTCTGGATGATCAAGGGCTCACTAAGGACTTCACAAACTCGCCCCTGCACCGCTTTAAGAAGCCTGGCTCCAAGAACTTCCAGAACATCTTCCCTCCTTCAGGCACCTTGCATCTATCCAATATCCC TGAAGACATCACAGAGGATGACCTTCGAGTTCTGTTCTCCAACTCTGGCGGCACGGTGAAAGCCTTCAAGTTTTTCCA GGATCATAAAATGGCACTCCTGCAGATGGCCTCAGTGGAAGAGGCAATTCAGGGCCTCATCGACCTCCACAACTACAACATGGGTAACAACCACCATCTGAGAGTTTCCTTCTCTAAATCGACCATCTGA